Sequence from the uncultured Flavobacterium sp. genome:
CAAATGCTTTCAAAGTGGTACCTCTCGCTACTATTTTAAGCTTTGGGTAATACTTTTTAATTATTTCAAGATGAGTGTCTTGAGCGCCCCAAAAGTCTTTTGGAGCGATGTCTATGAGCTCGATAATTCTTTCGTTCAAATGAGATAGTTTTAAATTAAAAATAAATCAGTTTTTATAATTTAGTGGTTGTCGGGTCTTTTTTATACTTGCAGTTTTTGTGCCAGTTTTCCATAATTGCCATTGTGGCTGATAGCTGAGACTATTATTGCAAATTGTCTTTTCTTTCTTTCATTTTGCAATTACTATTATTAGCTTTGCATTTCTCAAATTTAATGAAAATTAGATTTAAATACTACCAATAGTTATAAACAAAATTATGTCAATAATTACCCTTACTACCGATTACGGCTTAAAAGACCACTTTGTTGGTTCGCTAAAGGGTAAAATATTATCAGAGTATCCAGAGGTTACAATTGTGGATATTTCGCATGACATAGATCCATTCAACACTGCTGAAGCAAGTTACGTTGTTGGCGCATCTTATTTGAGTTTTCCAAAAGGAACTGTACACTTAATTGGAGTCGATATTGAACGCAATAAAGAAAACCAGCATATTGCAATGGAATGGAACGATCATTTCTTTATTTGTGCCGATAATGGTATTCTAAGTATGCTTACGCAGAAGATTGTTCCGCAAAAAATTGTTTCTATCAATATACATGACCGTTTTCCGAGTGAATTCAGCGATTTGGATATTTTTATAAAAGTAGCTTCTCATATTTCTAAAGGCGGATTACTAAATGTCATCGGAAAAGAAATCTCGGAAATTAAACAAATTACAGAACTGCAACCTGTGATTTCAAACGACGGAACTTCTATAAAAGGATATGTGATTTACATCGATCATTTTGGAAACGTCGTAACAAATATTTCGAAAAAGCAATTTGTAGAAATCGCAAAAGGACGTCCGTATGAAATCGTTATGAAGCCAAAAAGTATTAAAACTATTTTGCCAAATTATTCCGCTATTGCAACATCAGATAAATATCCTATAAAAACATATGAAGGAGAAAAACTTGCCATTTTTAATGAAGCTGGTTTTCTAGAAATTGCCATTTTTAGGAGTAATCCTTCAAAAGTTGGTTCTGCAAATAGCCTTTTAGGATTGAATTATCGTGATGT
This genomic interval carries:
- a CDS encoding SAM-dependent chlorinase/fluorinase codes for the protein MSIITLTTDYGLKDHFVGSLKGKILSEYPEVTIVDISHDIDPFNTAEASYVVGASYLSFPKGTVHLIGVDIERNKENQHIAMEWNDHFFICADNGILSMLTQKIVPQKIVSINIHDRFPSEFSDLDIFIKVASHISKGGLLNVIGKEISEIKQITELQPVISNDGTSIKGYVIYIDHFGNVVTNISKKQFVEIAKGRPYEIVMKPKSIKTILPNYSAIATSDKYPIKTYEGEKLAIFNEAGFLEIAIFRSNPSKVGSANSLLGLNYRDVITIKFL